In a single window of the Gemmatimonadota bacterium genome:
- a CDS encoding VOC family protein, whose translation MPKITPFLWYDGKIDEAMALYRSIFPNSRVIASSPGPDGTLMSATFELEGQQFIAFNGGPHLKFTPAFSMLVSCESQAEVDDLWARLSEGGAESQCGWLKDRFGLSWQIIPSVLPKLLGDPDREKAGRALQAMLKMQKIDIAALERAFAGV comes from the coding sequence ATGCCGAAGATCACCCCGTTCCTGTGGTATGATGGTAAAATCGACGAAGCGATGGCACTCTATCGCTCGATCTTCCCGAATTCACGTGTCATTGCCTCGTCACCTGGGCCAGACGGCACCTTGATGAGCGCGACGTTCGAACTCGAAGGTCAGCAGTTCATCGCGTTCAACGGCGGGCCTCACCTGAAGTTCACGCCGGCGTTCTCGATGCTCGTGAGCTGCGAGAGTCAGGCCGAGGTGGATGACCTCTGGGCTCGACTGAGCGAAGGTGGCGCCGAGAGTCAGTGTGGGTGGCTGAAGGATCGATTCGGGCTGTCGTGGCAGATCATTCCGTCGGTCTTGCCGAAGCTGCTTGGCGATCCCGACCGCGAAAAGGCGGGGCGGGCATTGCAGGCGATGCTGAAGATGCAGAAGATCGACATCGCCGCGCTCGAGCGTGCTTTCGCAGGAGTGTAG